In Methanocella paludicola SANAE, the sequence GCACCCGCTCATACGCAGGTTCCTCGGAGAAGAATAGGTTCCTCGGAGACGAGTAATATGCAGATAGTCCTGTTCGGGCCCCCGGGTGCTGGTAAAGGCACCCAGGCCAAATTTATTTCGGAAAAGTTCAACATACCGCACATTTCCACGGGCGACATCCTCAGGGAGAACGTCCGGGAAGGCACTGCGCTGGGAAAAAAGGCAAAGGCTTTTATGGACAAGGGCGCTCTCGTCCCCGACGAGATACTGATCGACATTATCAAGGACCGCCTGCAGAAGCCCGACACGAAAAGGGGCTTCCTGCTGGACGGCTTCCCCCGCACGATCGCACAGGCGGAAGCTCTGGACCCGATACTGGACGAGATCAACAAGAAGCTTGACGCCGTAGTGAACGTCGACGTCAGCGCCAACGAATTAATAAGGCGCCTCTCGGGCCGCAGGACTTGCCGCTCGTGCGGAGCGACCTATCACGTCAAATCCAACCCGTCGAGGGTCGCGGGCGTTTGCGACCAGTGCGGCGGCGAGCTCTACCAGAGGGCCGACGATACCGAGGCCGCCATCAAGCACCGCATCGACGTATATAAAAACCAGACGCAGCCCCTCATCGACTACTACAGGAAGAAGGGCCTGCTCATGGACGTCGACGGCGAGCGGGAGATCGACGAGGTGCGCTCAGACATCATGAGGGCCCTCGAAAGATTCCAGTAACGTTATATTTCCAAATATTCATTTTTTATGGGGAGTCGTGATGAGCGACAATCAGACTGAAAAGAAGGCTAAGAAGAAAGGCGGCATCGTCAATACTATCCAGAACATCATCCTGGTGCTCGGCTTCGGCATATTCATCGCATCGATCTTTTTGCCCCCCTGGTTCAGGGATACGATGTCCTACTACGTGAACATCATCGTGTCGCCCATCAACGCGACCATGCCGTTCTACATCGCCGTGCTTATCATAGCCGCGATCGTGACGGTGGCCTCGACGATCATACAAAAGTACACGATGGACTGGGACCTGTACAGGCGGGTCATGCAGAAGAACCAGGCATACCAGAAGGAGTACAGGGAAGCCCAGCTATCCGGGAACAAGAAAAGGCTTAAGCAGCTCGAGCAGGAGCAGCTAAGCATGATGCAGGACCAGTCATCGATGTCCAAGCAGCAGCTCAAGCCCATGGGCTTCATCGTGTTCGTCTCGATCCCTCTGTTCTGGTGGGCGTACTGGTACTTGCAGCAGCCGGGCGTATATACACAGATGATATTCCCGCTCATCGGTACGATCACGATGACGGACAGCTTCCTGATATTCCCGTACTGGGTCTGGTGGTCGCTTATCTGCTCGATGGCCATCAGCTCGGTGGTCAGAAAAGCGCTCAATACAGGTGCCGTGTCCCCATCATGATAGTGACGCTGAGCGGCCTTCCGGGCTCCGGCAAGACGTCCGTCGCCCGGGAGCTCATCGCCAGGTACGGGTTTACCATGATCTCCGCCGGGGAGCAGTTCCGTAAGTTCGCCCAGGAGCGGGGCATGTCGCTCGAGGAGTTCGGCGCCCTGGCGCAGAAGGACTCTTCTATCGATATCGCCATCGACCAGAGGCAGAAAGAGCTGGCCGTTAAATTTGATATGTCCCTTGTGGAGGGCCGGCTCGCGGGCCGGACCATCGATGCGGACCTCAAGGTCTGGCTGAAGACGGCCCTTGGCGTGAGGGCTGAACGAGTCGCTAAGCGCGAGGGCATTTCGGTGCAGAGGGCCCGGGAGGAGACGGTGGCCCGGGAACTGAGCGAGGCCACGCGCTATAAGGATTTTTATAACATCGACCAGAACGACTGGTCCTGCTATGACCTGATCATCGATACGCGGCTCTGGGATGCGAAGGGCGTGGCGGACATCATCAGTACGGCGATCGACGGGTTGAAGAAGAATGGCGCCTGATATGTTGCCGGGAGAAAGGCCCCGGGAGCTCCTTGTAAAAGAGGAATGTAAGCCAAAGGGTTATGGCAAGGACCCGTATACTCGTAGCGTCGCTGAATTACTGGATAAGGGCGTCATCAATCTCGATAAGCCGTATGGCCCGACGAGCCACGAGGTGACCGCCTGGGTCAAGAATATTTTGCATATCAAGCGTGCCGGCCATAGCGGCACTCTGGACCCCCATGTGACGGGAGTCCTGCCCACGATGCTGGGAGATGCCACCCGGCTGGTACGTACATTATTGTTATCGGGCAAGGAATACGTGTGCGTCATGCGGTTGCACGCTGACGTGCCCGAGGCCCGGGTTAAAGCTGTGTTGAGCGAGTTCACCGGCGTCATCTACCAGCGGCCGCCCCTGGTGAGCGCCGTAAAGCGGCAGCTGCGCAAGAGGACGATCTATTATATCGAGTTCATGGAGATGGACGGCCGGGACGTGCTGTTCAGGGTCGGATGCGAGGCCGGCACCTACATCCGGAAGCTGTGCCACGATATAGGCGAGGCGCTGGGCGTCGGGGCCCATATGTACGAGCTTCGCAGGACTAAATCCGGCCCGTTCAAGGAGGACGAGACGCTCATCACGCTGCAGGACCTGACGGATGCCTACTTTTATTTTACGCAGGGCGATGAGGCCCCTCTAAGGAAGATCATCCTGCCGATGGAGAACGCGCTAAGGAATATGCCCCGCATCGTCGTGAAGGACTCTGCCG encodes:
- a CDS encoding adenylate kinase; translated protein: MQIVLFGPPGAGKGTQAKFISEKFNIPHISTGDILRENVREGTALGKKAKAFMDKGALVPDEILIDIIKDRLQKPDTKRGFLLDGFPRTIAQAEALDPILDEINKKLDAVVNVDVSANELIRRLSGRRTCRSCGATYHVKSNPSRVAGVCDQCGGELYQRADDTEAAIKHRIDVYKNQTQPLIDYYRKKGLLMDVDGEREIDEVRSDIMRALERFQ
- a CDS encoding DUF106 domain-containing protein, with protein sequence MSDNQTEKKAKKKGGIVNTIQNIILVLGFGIFIASIFLPPWFRDTMSYYVNIIVSPINATMPFYIAVLIIAAIVTVASTIIQKYTMDWDLYRRVMQKNQAYQKEYREAQLSGNKKRLKQLEQEQLSMMQDQSSMSKQQLKPMGFIVFVSIPLFWWAYWYLQQPGVYTQMIFPLIGTITMTDSFLIFPYWVWWSLICSMAISSVVRKALNTGAVSPS
- the cmk gene encoding (d)CMP kinase, with the protein product MIVTLSGLPGSGKTSVARELIARYGFTMISAGEQFRKFAQERGMSLEEFGALAQKDSSIDIAIDQRQKELAVKFDMSLVEGRLAGRTIDADLKVWLKTALGVRAERVAKREGISVQRAREETVARELSEATRYKDFYNIDQNDWSCYDLIIDTRLWDAKGVADIISTAIDGLKKNGA
- a CDS encoding RNA-guided pseudouridylation complex pseudouridine synthase subunit Cbf5 translates to MAPDMLPGERPRELLVKEECKPKGYGKDPYTRSVAELLDKGVINLDKPYGPTSHEVTAWVKNILHIKRAGHSGTLDPHVTGVLPTMLGDATRLVRTLLLSGKEYVCVMRLHADVPEARVKAVLSEFTGVIYQRPPLVSAVKRQLRKRTIYYIEFMEMDGRDVLFRVGCEAGTYIRKLCHDIGEALGVGAHMYELRRTKSGPFKEDETLITLQDLTDAYFYFTQGDEAPLRKIILPMENALRNMPRIVVKDSAVDALAEGAPLYVQGICKVDTGIQKGDMVAVFTLIGEVVSMGTAKMTTEELMASKEGQAMDTVRVVMEPGIYPKEWKKKLK